Proteins co-encoded in one Anguilla anguilla isolate fAngAng1 chromosome 16, fAngAng1.pri, whole genome shotgun sequence genomic window:
- the LOC118215256 gene encoding thrombospondin type-1 domain-containing protein 4-like isoform X1, protein MIGFSAQILRISMVLLLLESNLLGCHPTRKVPVGIEHQRGPAGEAGRVLGSWGPWGPWAACSRSCRGGVQERSRSCLPPRTPPVPQPSRPVGAAAAPQLPGRVVSALRPFVSLHRQHPNGTHPQGFPSSAHRGAGEKRIAPGMYGYGKMPYVVPLQTDPGPERGESQPSPPSSQAQRRSQWHVSRQRSRRYGYDGVRHAHHESQSRTAPARPFLHQPGPVHTAQKEPRSSGRASPAQLGPACIGALKQLMMCNTNSCPPASPQIRAAQCSSYNSVPFMGRLYNWEPFNEVQGDLQCQLNCRAVGFRFYVQQSEKVIDGTPCGQNGTSVCVAGRCQSLGCDEFLGTGKVMDKCGVCGGDNTACKVVSGTFKHTLTKVGYHKIVEIPEGATKINITEMIKSRNYLALRSRSGRSIINGNYAIDRPGKYEGVGTMFTYRRPNEIRSTAGESFLAEGPTNEILDVYMIYQQPHPGVHYEFVLPAENAVSPQVPLDRRPSGNTLHSQGGHEHAGAGRYPPQTPNNKFPVPQPPRHQREHNWKLVGFTDCSASCGKGTRYTVFGCVHRATHEQVTDSLCDSAFRPSTQAEPCNMQPCPAFWDIGEWSECSRTCGLGMQHRQVLCRQVYANRTLNVQTSRCHHLERPETTSTCQLKICSEWQIRTDWTTCSVPCGVGQKSREVRCVSNVGDFVTDEECNMKLRPNDVENCDMGACAKSWFFTGWGSQCSAECGMGVRTRSVLCLTNQISSLPLEGCGQVRPPEAQACNNGPCHSRIEWFTGQWSQCSAECGLGSQQREVVCLMMSDEGFTVLPPYECSSLDRPSSQQSCQLKACGAKWYHTDWSACSKTCEGGFRVREVRCLSDDMVPSEGCEAQLRPEERDACSPDPCVPEIDENCGDKYFNCNVVVQARLCVYNYYKTACCASCMRVSRKQSGHRGRR, encoded by the exons ATGATAGGATTTTCTGCACAAATACTGCG AATTTCCATGGTTTTACTGTTGCTCGAGTCAAACCTTCTGGGCTGTCATCCTACCAGAAAG GTCCCTGTGGGTATAGAACACCAACGGGGCCCTGCAGGCGAGGCGGGGAGAGTGCTGGGCTCCTGGGGGCCCTGGGGCCCCTGGGCGGCATGCTCCCGTTCCTGTCGGGGAGGGGTGCAGGAACGGTCCCGCTCGTGCCTGCCGCCTCGCACCCCCCCGGTTCCCCAGCCGTCCCGGCCGGTCGGCGCTGCGGCTGCGCCTCAGCTCCCTGGCCGTGTGGTGTCCGCCCTGCGCCCCTTCGTGTCTCTCCACCGCCAGCACCCCAACGGCACGCACCCGCAGGGGTTTCCTTCCTCtgcacacag GGGTGCGGGGGAGAAGCGCATCGCCCCGGGGATGTACGGCTACGGGAAGATGCCGTACGTCGTGCCGCTGCAGACGGACCCTGGCCCGGAGAGGGGGGAATCTCAGCCATCTCCGCCGAGCTCCCAGGCCCAGCGCAGGAGCCAGTGGCACGTCTCCAGGCAGCGCAGCCGTCGCTACGGCTACGACGGCGTCCGTCACGCGCACCACGAGTCCCAGTCACGGACAGCCCCGGCCAGGCCCTTCCTGCACCAGCCCGGCCCGGTCCACACCGCCCAGAAAGAGCCGCGCTCCAGCGGCCGGGCCTCCCCTGCGCAGCTCGGCCCCGCCTGCATAGGGGCCCTAAAGCAGTTGATGATGTGCAACACTAAT tcTTGTCCCCCAGCCAGCCCACAGATCAGAGCGGCACAGTGTTCCTCTTACAACAGTGTCCCCTTCATGGGTCGGCTGTACAACTGGGAGCCTTTCAACGAAG TCCAGGGTGACCTGCAGTGCCAGCTCAACTGCCGGGCTGTCGGCTTCCGTTTCTACGTGCAGCAGTCGGAGAAGGTCATCGATGGGACTCCGTGCGGTCAGAACGGGACGTCCGTCTGCGTAGCCGGGAGGTGTCAG AGTTTGGGCTGCGATGAGTTTCTGGGCACAGGTAAGGTGATGGACAAGTGTGGAGTGTGCGGCGGGGACAACACAGCCTGCAAAGTAGTCTCTGGGACCTTCAAGCACACCCTAACGAAGGTGGGGTACCACAAAATTGTGGAGATCCCGGAGGGCGCCACCAAGATTAATATCACTGAGATGATCAAGAGCCGGAATTACCTGG CTCTACGCAGTCGTTCTGGTCGCTCCATCATCAATGGGAACTATGCAATTGACCGCCCAGGGAAGTACGAAGGTGTGGGCACCATGTTCACCTACCGTCGGCCCAATGAGATACGCAGTACTGCTGGAGAGTCATTCCTGGCGGAGGGGCCCACCAATGAGATCCTGGATGTTTAT ATGATCTACCAACAGCCCCATCCTGGAGTCCACTATGAGTTTGTTCTCCCTGCTGAGAATGCAGTCAGTCCACAGGTCCCTCTGGATAGAAGACCCAGTG GAAACACCTTACATAGTCAGGGTGGACATGAACATGCTGGTGCAGGCAGATACCCTCCTCAGACACCCAACAACAAATTTCCAGTCCCCCAGCCACCCAGACACCAGCGAGAGCACAACTGGAAACTTGTGGGGTTCACGGACTGCAGCGCCTCCTGTGGCAAAG GTACCAGGTACACAGTGTTCGGCTGTGTCCACAGGGCCACTCACGAGCAGGTGACGGACAGCCTGTGCGACAGCGCCTTCAGGCCCAGCACACAGGCGGAGCCTTGCAATAtgcagccctgccctgcctt CTGGGACATTGGCGAGTGGTCAGAGTGCAGTAGAACCTGTGGCCTGGgcatgcagcacagacaggtgcTCTGCCGGCAGGTGTATGCCAACCGCACCCTGAACGTGCAGACCAGCCGCTGCCACCACCTGGAGCGGCCCGAGACCACCAGCACCTGCCAGCTGAAGATCTGCAGCGAGTGGCAGATCCGCACCGATTGGACAACC TGCTCGGTTCCCTGTGGGGTGGGCCAGAAGTCCCGGGAGGTGCGCTGCGTCAGCAACGTGGGCGACTTCGTGACCGACGAGGAGTGCAACATGAAGCTGCGGCCCAACGACGTGGAGAACTGCGACATGGGCGCCTGCGCCAAGAGCTGGTTCTTCACAGGGTGGGGCAGCCAG TGCTCCGCTGAGTGTGGAATGGGAGTGCGAACCCGGAGCGTGCTGTGCCTAACCAATCAGATCAGCAGCTTGCCCCTGGAGGGCTGTGGACAGGTGCGCCCTCCAGAGGCCCAAGCGTGTAACAACGGCCCCTGTCACAGTCGTATTGAGTGGTTCACAGGACAGTGGAGCCAA TGCTCTGCGGAGTGTGGCCTGGGCAGCCAGCAGAGGGAGGTGGTGTGCCTCATGATGTCAGACGAAGGCTTCACGGTGCTGCCCCCATATGAGTGCTCATCTCTGGACCGCCCCTCCAGCCAGCAGAGCTGCCAGCTCAAGGCCTGTGGTGCCAAGTGGTACCACACCGACTGGAGCGCT TGCTCCAAAACGTGCGAGGGGGGGTTCCGCGTGCGAGAGGTGCGCTGTCTCTCGGACGACATGGTGCCCAGCGAGGGCTGCGAGGCCCAGCTGAGGCCGGAGGAGCGGGACGCCTGCAGTCCGGACCCTTGCGTCCCCGAGATAG ATGAGAACTGTGGAGACAAATACTTCAACTGCAACGTGGTGGTTCAAGcgcggctgtgtgtgtataattacTACAAGACGGCTTGTTGTGCGTCCTGCATGCGAGTGTCCCGCAAGCAGTCAGGTCACCGAGGACGCAGATGA
- the LOC118215256 gene encoding thrombospondin type-1 domain-containing protein 4-like isoform X2 — translation MLSAFVLLVLPSLQMHVLGKAWPQSLGCDEFLGTGKVMDKCGVCGGDNTACKVVSGTFKHTLTKVGYHKIVEIPEGATKINITEMIKSRNYLALRSRSGRSIINGNYAIDRPGKYEGVGTMFTYRRPNEIRSTAGESFLAEGPTNEILDVYMIYQQPHPGVHYEFVLPAENAVSPQVPLDRRPSGNTLHSQGGHEHAGAGRYPPQTPNNKFPVPQPPRHQREHNWKLVGFTDCSASCGKGTRYTVFGCVHRATHEQVTDSLCDSAFRPSTQAEPCNMQPCPAFWDIGEWSECSRTCGLGMQHRQVLCRQVYANRTLNVQTSRCHHLERPETTSTCQLKICSEWQIRTDWTTCSVPCGVGQKSREVRCVSNVGDFVTDEECNMKLRPNDVENCDMGACAKSWFFTGWGSQCSAECGMGVRTRSVLCLTNQISSLPLEGCGQVRPPEAQACNNGPCHSRIEWFTGQWSQCSAECGLGSQQREVVCLMMSDEGFTVLPPYECSSLDRPSSQQSCQLKACGAKWYHTDWSACSKTCEGGFRVREVRCLSDDMVPSEGCEAQLRPEERDACSPDPCVPEIDENCGDKYFNCNVVVQARLCVYNYYKTACCASCMRVSRKQSGHRGRR, via the exons ATGCTCTCCGCTTTTGTGCTGCTCGTCCTTCCCAGCCTTCAGATGCACGTGCTGGGGAAAGCGTGGCCACAG AGTTTGGGCTGCGATGAGTTTCTGGGCACAGGTAAGGTGATGGACAAGTGTGGAGTGTGCGGCGGGGACAACACAGCCTGCAAAGTAGTCTCTGGGACCTTCAAGCACACCCTAACGAAGGTGGGGTACCACAAAATTGTGGAGATCCCGGAGGGCGCCACCAAGATTAATATCACTGAGATGATCAAGAGCCGGAATTACCTGG CTCTACGCAGTCGTTCTGGTCGCTCCATCATCAATGGGAACTATGCAATTGACCGCCCAGGGAAGTACGAAGGTGTGGGCACCATGTTCACCTACCGTCGGCCCAATGAGATACGCAGTACTGCTGGAGAGTCATTCCTGGCGGAGGGGCCCACCAATGAGATCCTGGATGTTTAT ATGATCTACCAACAGCCCCATCCTGGAGTCCACTATGAGTTTGTTCTCCCTGCTGAGAATGCAGTCAGTCCACAGGTCCCTCTGGATAGAAGACCCAGTG GAAACACCTTACATAGTCAGGGTGGACATGAACATGCTGGTGCAGGCAGATACCCTCCTCAGACACCCAACAACAAATTTCCAGTCCCCCAGCCACCCAGACACCAGCGAGAGCACAACTGGAAACTTGTGGGGTTCACGGACTGCAGCGCCTCCTGTGGCAAAG GTACCAGGTACACAGTGTTCGGCTGTGTCCACAGGGCCACTCACGAGCAGGTGACGGACAGCCTGTGCGACAGCGCCTTCAGGCCCAGCACACAGGCGGAGCCTTGCAATAtgcagccctgccctgcctt CTGGGACATTGGCGAGTGGTCAGAGTGCAGTAGAACCTGTGGCCTGGgcatgcagcacagacaggtgcTCTGCCGGCAGGTGTATGCCAACCGCACCCTGAACGTGCAGACCAGCCGCTGCCACCACCTGGAGCGGCCCGAGACCACCAGCACCTGCCAGCTGAAGATCTGCAGCGAGTGGCAGATCCGCACCGATTGGACAACC TGCTCGGTTCCCTGTGGGGTGGGCCAGAAGTCCCGGGAGGTGCGCTGCGTCAGCAACGTGGGCGACTTCGTGACCGACGAGGAGTGCAACATGAAGCTGCGGCCCAACGACGTGGAGAACTGCGACATGGGCGCCTGCGCCAAGAGCTGGTTCTTCACAGGGTGGGGCAGCCAG TGCTCCGCTGAGTGTGGAATGGGAGTGCGAACCCGGAGCGTGCTGTGCCTAACCAATCAGATCAGCAGCTTGCCCCTGGAGGGCTGTGGACAGGTGCGCCCTCCAGAGGCCCAAGCGTGTAACAACGGCCCCTGTCACAGTCGTATTGAGTGGTTCACAGGACAGTGGAGCCAA TGCTCTGCGGAGTGTGGCCTGGGCAGCCAGCAGAGGGAGGTGGTGTGCCTCATGATGTCAGACGAAGGCTTCACGGTGCTGCCCCCATATGAGTGCTCATCTCTGGACCGCCCCTCCAGCCAGCAGAGCTGCCAGCTCAAGGCCTGTGGTGCCAAGTGGTACCACACCGACTGGAGCGCT TGCTCCAAAACGTGCGAGGGGGGGTTCCGCGTGCGAGAGGTGCGCTGTCTCTCGGACGACATGGTGCCCAGCGAGGGCTGCGAGGCCCAGCTGAGGCCGGAGGAGCGGGACGCCTGCAGTCCGGACCCTTGCGTCCCCGAGATAG ATGAGAACTGTGGAGACAAATACTTCAACTGCAACGTGGTGGTTCAAGcgcggctgtgtgtgtataattacTACAAGACGGCTTGTTGTGCGTCCTGCATGCGAGTGTCCCGCAAGCAGTCAGGTCACCGAGGACGCAGATGA